The Novipirellula galeiformis genome contains a region encoding:
- a CDS encoding plasma-membrane proton-efflux P-type ATPase, with protein sequence MNTTLESKSKPLQTLSAAELETQLATTPAGLTQVEAAARLAKYGPNELAEEAANPLLKLFSYFWGPIPWMIEVAAVLSALVQHWADFAIILTLLIVNAIVGFWEEFQAGNAIAALKSRLALNARVKRDGKWTSMPARKLVPGDVVRVRLGDIVPADAKLLDGDSVEVDQSALTGESLPVTRNSGETVYSGSIIKQGEIDALVFGTGGNTYFGQTAHLVETVHTTSHFQKAVLKIGDFLIIVAVVLVALILLVALFRGDPIAETLQFALVLTVAAIPVAMPTVLSVTMAVGARVLARGQAIVSRLASIEELAGMDVLCSDKTGTLTQNKLKLGDPFLMETITQEEILRAAALASRAENQDAIDQAILAECDSATTAPYQVVHFQPFDPVHKRTEATVHARDGGEFKTSKGAPQVILDLLPDAEAIRGSVNDAVDQFAARGFRSLGVAQWDAHNGWRLLGVLPLFDPPREDSKSTIATARAMGCAVKMVTGDQLAIGREIAAQLDMGREFVDAKVFQDTSYQESTQVDAMIESADGFAQVYPEHKFHIVSVLQNHGHIVGMTGDGVNDAPALKKADCGIAVSGATDAARAAADIVLLSPGLSVVIDAIKEARKIFQRMNSYAIYRIAETIRVLFFMTLSILVFNFYPVTAVMIVLLALLNDGAILTIAYDRVRYAEMPEQWNMRMVLGVACTLGVAGVVASFLLFYLAEQVYKFDRDTIQSLIYLKLSVAGHLTVFVTRTRGPFWSIRPAKVLFAAVLGTQVIATLLSVYGIFMAPIGWELAGLVWVYALAWFLLNDRIKLFAYRVFEGIKLA encoded by the coding sequence TCGAAGTAGCTGCCGTGCTCTCAGCCTTGGTGCAACACTGGGCCGACTTCGCAATCATTCTCACGTTGTTGATCGTAAACGCCATTGTCGGATTTTGGGAGGAGTTTCAAGCGGGCAACGCGATCGCGGCACTCAAATCACGACTGGCACTCAATGCACGTGTCAAACGTGACGGAAAATGGACTTCGATGCCCGCTCGTAAGCTTGTGCCTGGCGATGTCGTCCGAGTCCGTTTAGGGGATATCGTGCCCGCGGATGCCAAATTGCTCGACGGTGATTCGGTCGAAGTCGATCAGTCGGCGTTGACGGGTGAATCGTTGCCGGTGACTCGCAACTCGGGCGAGACCGTCTATTCAGGTTCGATTATCAAACAAGGCGAAATCGACGCGTTGGTCTTTGGCACAGGTGGCAATACCTATTTTGGACAAACAGCCCACTTGGTCGAAACGGTTCACACGACAAGCCACTTTCAAAAGGCCGTGTTGAAAATCGGCGACTTCCTCATCATTGTCGCGGTCGTTTTGGTCGCCTTGATCTTGTTGGTTGCTCTGTTTCGGGGCGATCCGATCGCCGAGACGTTGCAGTTCGCATTAGTGTTGACCGTGGCCGCGATCCCTGTTGCGATGCCGACCGTGTTGTCCGTGACGATGGCCGTCGGGGCGAGAGTGCTGGCACGTGGTCAAGCGATCGTCAGTCGGCTGGCGTCGATCGAGGAACTGGCGGGCATGGATGTGCTGTGTAGCGACAAAACCGGCACGCTAACGCAAAACAAATTGAAGCTCGGTGATCCGTTCTTGATGGAAACGATCACACAGGAAGAGATTCTACGCGCCGCCGCGTTGGCCTCGCGTGCCGAGAACCAAGACGCGATTGACCAAGCCATTTTGGCCGAATGTGATTCGGCGACAACCGCACCCTATCAAGTCGTTCACTTCCAACCGTTCGATCCGGTGCACAAGCGTACCGAGGCGACAGTCCACGCCCGCGACGGTGGCGAATTCAAGACTTCTAAGGGCGCTCCGCAGGTTATCCTCGATCTGCTGCCCGATGCCGAAGCGATTCGTGGCTCGGTCAACGATGCCGTCGACCAGTTCGCAGCCCGTGGTTTCCGATCGTTAGGCGTTGCCCAGTGGGATGCACACAACGGTTGGCGCTTGCTGGGCGTGTTGCCGCTGTTTGATCCACCGCGAGAAGACTCCAAGTCGACGATCGCCACGGCACGCGCGATGGGGTGTGCCGTGAAGATGGTGACCGGCGATCAGTTGGCAATCGGTCGCGAGATCGCCGCTCAGCTGGACATGGGACGCGAATTTGTTGACGCCAAAGTGTTTCAGGACACCAGCTATCAAGAATCAACACAAGTCGACGCCATGATCGAATCGGCCGATGGATTCGCCCAGGTCTATCCCGAGCACAAGTTCCATATTGTCAGCGTTTTGCAAAATCACGGGCACATCGTCGGCATGACGGGAGACGGAGTCAACGACGCTCCGGCCCTCAAAAAGGCGGACTGCGGAATCGCAGTTTCGGGAGCAACGGACGCGGCACGGGCGGCTGCCGACATCGTACTGCTTTCGCCGGGCCTTTCGGTCGTGATCGACGCAATCAAGGAAGCTCGCAAGATTTTCCAGCGGATGAACAGCTACGCCATCTATCGAATCGCCGAAACGATCCGTGTGCTGTTCTTCATGACGCTGTCGATATTGGTGTTCAACTTCTATCCCGTCACTGCGGTCATGATTGTGTTGCTCGCGTTGCTCAACGATGGTGCGATCTTGACAATTGCTTACGACCGTGTTCGATACGCCGAAATGCCCGAGCAATGGAACATGCGAATGGTGTTGGGTGTCGCCTGCACATTGGGAGTCGCAGGAGTCGTTGCCTCGTTCCTGCTGTTCTATCTGGCCGAGCAAGTCTACAAGTTCGACCGGGACACGATTCAATCGTTGATCTATTTGAAACTTTCCGTCGCCGGTCATCTGACCGTTTTTGTGACGAGAACGCGTGGTCCGTTTTGGTCGATTCGGCCTGCAAAAGTTCTGTTCGCCGCAGTCCTGGGAACGCAGGTCATCGCGACGTTGTTGTCCGTGTACGGCATCTTCATGGCTCCGATCGGCTGGGAATTGGCAGGATTGGTGTGGGTGTACGCGTTGGCTTGGTTCCTGCTGAACGATCGCATCAAGCTGTTCGCCTATCGAGTCTTTGAAGGCATCAAACTCGCGTAG